One genomic region from Arthrobacter pigmenti encodes:
- a CDS encoding WXG100 family type VII secretion target: MSNITHGNNPEQMGQLAQLLTQKSEELNQTANQLTQQLANTGWVGPDSERFRGDWETHRAQLSQIAAQLQEVSSTVQRNRQDQEATSNN, from the coding sequence ATGAGCAACATCACGCATGGTAATAACCCGGAGCAGATGGGACAGCTGGCACAGCTGCTTACCCAGAAGTCCGAGGAACTGAACCAGACCGCCAACCAGCTGACCCAGCAGCTCGCCAACACGGGCTGGGTTGGTCCCGACTCGGAGCGTTTCCGTGGCGACTGGGAAACCCACCGTGCGCAGCTCAGCCAGATCGCTGCCCAGCTGCAGGAAGTCAGCTCAACGGTTCAGCGCAACCGTCAGGACCAGGAAGCCACCTCGAACAACTAG
- a CDS encoding FtsK/SpoIIIE domain-containing protein, with the protein MKLRLTLRRDPDPAKDLAVTVDGLATVSDVAHELYVADPGRAGAEPPGELSLTVEESYVAGGMRGRTLNPSVSLFESGLRPGSTVTISRVSEQFNVPGQDRGPAVATLRVLSGPDAGKEFSLPAGASYLGRDRNSDIRFADPMMSKRHARINVADGIEIIDTNSANGLVMGGNRVARTLLTSADEVTLGDTTIAVVPLSRTYSADSTNPLVEFNRSPRVVRAFDEKPKQVPAGPRRPNPFRFPYLMLIAPVLMGAIMFSITRSPYSLIFVFMMPMILTAAYLDQRMNAKRTFREAVQQFRDSMAFFRTDIERTRKVERAVRHAEAPSVADTVDAIYKLGPLLWTHRPEHDHFLSLRFGTGSAPSRIEINEPAGSDTLPEFSEEIRDAVEDYTYIDDVPIVASLRLSGALGVAGARGVVDDVARGLVIQAIGLHSPAELAVASLTSVQSKERWAWLQWLPHTGSVHSPLPGDHLAAGPAAGGLLLSRLEDLVSTRSANRSAVALRGRLDPEKEQKLPVPVTPSVLVIVEDDVTVDRARLTRLAEAGADVGVHVLWIAGSVAALPAACRDFLFVDSDSANVSGQVRLGDLTTPVSCESVDLELAGQLARMLTPVVDVGKPVEDDSDLPRAVSYVTLAGHELVETTTAVADRWTENNSVASKAVPNRKHQGSLRALVGSKGVEPMYLDLKTEGPHALVGGTTGAGKSEFLQSWVLGMAAAYSPDRLTFLFVDYKGGAAFADCVKLPHTVGLVTDLSPHLVRRALTSLRAELHFREHLFNRKKAKDLLAMEREADPEAPPSLVIVVDEFAALAREVPEFVDGVVDIAARGRSLGLHLILATQRPSGVIKDNLRANTNMRIALRMADTDDSQDILGTPMAAFFSPSIPGRGAAKTGPGRIQSFQTGYAGGWTTREPARPRIDVVEMDFGSGNQWESAAAEVVAEPSGLNDIARIVGNVSQAAVELGIKPPRKPWLAELAEAYDYSKLPNPRTDEALLLGVVDDPEHQAQPTVFYHPDVDGNLAILGSGGSGKSTALRTLAIGSAVTVRGGPVQVYGIDCASNGLQMLGQLPHVGAVLDGEDSERIGRLLRYIRGIINERSDRFAEVKAGTIADYRRLADRPDEPRILLLVDGITTFRETYEFKGRDRHFELFQQIATDGRPMGVHVVVTGERTNSLPPSLASSISRRIVLRMAGRDDYSTLGVPRDVLSSSSPPGRGILDGLEVQLAVFGGNANLELQAREVERMRDAMLRQGVPQAPGVLSLPESIDLDILPAGDPGSAVIGVDDFNLEPAAVVGTGAFMVSGPPGSGRTVALVTLAAALQKSSPGTKRIYFGARRSTVASLGLWDESYATAALVQPELARLAGLADGPEGSVAFFIEGLTEFTDSLAELELSSLVKAAVKAGQWVVGEAETSTWSSAWNLSGPFKAGRRGLLLNPNELDGDTLLNTSLGRTAGNRFLPGRGYVIGRGKAYKVQVATTMGGVD; encoded by the coding sequence ATGAAGCTGCGCCTGACCCTTCGGCGCGATCCTGATCCTGCGAAGGACCTTGCCGTAACCGTCGACGGGCTCGCGACCGTCAGTGACGTCGCCCACGAACTGTACGTTGCCGATCCAGGCAGGGCTGGAGCTGAGCCGCCGGGGGAGTTGTCGCTGACCGTCGAGGAGTCCTACGTTGCAGGGGGTATGCGCGGACGGACGCTCAATCCTTCGGTGAGCCTGTTCGAATCGGGTCTGCGACCTGGATCGACCGTGACGATCAGCCGTGTCAGCGAGCAGTTCAATGTGCCAGGCCAGGATCGGGGACCGGCGGTCGCGACGCTGCGGGTGCTCTCGGGTCCCGACGCCGGCAAGGAGTTCTCGCTTCCCGCCGGTGCAAGCTACCTGGGCCGCGACCGCAACTCCGACATCCGGTTCGCGGACCCCATGATGTCCAAGCGGCATGCCCGGATCAACGTCGCGGACGGCATCGAGATCATCGACACGAACTCCGCGAACGGCCTCGTGATGGGCGGCAACCGGGTAGCGCGGACGCTCCTGACGTCAGCCGATGAGGTGACGCTCGGCGATACGACCATCGCGGTGGTGCCGCTGAGCCGAACCTACTCGGCCGACTCGACCAATCCGCTGGTGGAGTTCAACCGTTCGCCGCGGGTGGTGCGTGCCTTCGACGAGAAACCCAAGCAGGTGCCTGCCGGTCCGCGCCGGCCGAACCCGTTCCGCTTCCCGTACCTGATGCTGATCGCACCCGTCCTGATGGGCGCAATCATGTTCTCTATCACCCGCAGCCCCTACAGCCTGATCTTCGTGTTCATGATGCCGATGATCCTGACCGCCGCCTACCTGGACCAGCGGATGAACGCGAAGCGAACCTTCCGTGAGGCCGTCCAGCAGTTCCGGGACTCGATGGCGTTCTTCCGCACTGATATCGAGCGGACGCGCAAGGTGGAACGTGCGGTGCGGCACGCCGAAGCGCCGTCAGTGGCGGACACGGTGGACGCGATCTACAAGCTCGGACCGCTGCTCTGGACACACCGTCCGGAGCACGATCACTTCCTGAGCCTGCGGTTCGGAACGGGCAGCGCGCCATCACGGATCGAGATCAACGAACCCGCCGGCTCCGATACCCTTCCTGAGTTCTCGGAAGAGATCCGGGACGCTGTGGAGGACTACACCTACATCGACGACGTGCCGATCGTCGCGAGCCTCCGGCTCTCCGGTGCGCTGGGCGTGGCCGGTGCCCGGGGGGTGGTGGACGACGTCGCCCGCGGGCTGGTAATCCAGGCGATCGGCCTGCATTCACCGGCTGAGCTTGCTGTGGCATCGCTGACCTCCGTGCAGTCCAAGGAGCGCTGGGCCTGGTTGCAGTGGCTCCCGCACACCGGCTCCGTCCACAGTCCGCTTCCGGGGGATCATCTCGCTGCCGGTCCTGCGGCCGGCGGACTCCTGCTGTCCCGGCTTGAGGACCTGGTCTCCACGCGGTCCGCCAACCGTTCGGCGGTCGCGCTACGCGGGCGGCTTGATCCGGAAAAGGAGCAGAAGCTGCCGGTGCCGGTCACGCCGTCGGTGCTCGTGATCGTGGAAGATGACGTCACGGTTGACCGTGCAAGGCTGACCCGGCTCGCTGAGGCGGGGGCCGACGTGGGCGTCCACGTCCTGTGGATTGCGGGTTCCGTGGCAGCGTTGCCGGCGGCTTGCCGCGATTTCCTGTTCGTCGATTCGGACAGCGCCAACGTCAGCGGGCAGGTGCGGCTGGGTGATCTGACGACGCCGGTGAGCTGCGAGAGCGTCGACCTGGAGCTGGCCGGCCAGCTGGCACGGATGCTGACTCCCGTCGTCGACGTCGGAAAGCCTGTGGAGGATGACTCCGACCTGCCGCGCGCGGTGTCCTATGTGACCCTCGCGGGCCATGAACTGGTGGAGACCACGACGGCGGTCGCGGACCGCTGGACCGAGAACAACTCTGTGGCGTCCAAAGCGGTCCCGAACCGGAAGCACCAGGGGTCGCTGCGCGCCCTCGTGGGCTCCAAGGGCGTGGAACCGATGTACCTGGACCTGAAGACCGAGGGACCGCACGCGCTGGTCGGTGGAACCACAGGTGCGGGCAAATCCGAATTCCTGCAGTCCTGGGTGCTCGGGATGGCGGCCGCGTACAGTCCGGACCGGCTCACCTTCCTGTTCGTCGACTACAAGGGCGGTGCGGCCTTCGCTGACTGCGTGAAACTTCCGCACACCGTGGGACTGGTCACGGATCTTTCGCCCCACCTGGTGCGGAGGGCGCTGACCTCCCTGCGCGCCGAACTGCACTTCCGGGAACACCTGTTCAACCGGAAGAAGGCGAAGGACCTCCTCGCGATGGAGCGGGAAGCGGACCCGGAGGCGCCGCCGTCGCTCGTCATCGTTGTCGACGAGTTCGCGGCACTGGCGCGGGAAGTACCGGAGTTCGTGGACGGCGTCGTCGATATCGCCGCGCGTGGGCGTTCCCTCGGCCTGCACCTCATCCTCGCAACGCAGAGACCCTCGGGCGTGATCAAGGACAATCTGCGCGCCAACACGAACATGCGGATTGCGTTGCGCATGGCCGACACCGACGATTCGCAGGACATCCTCGGGACTCCGATGGCGGCGTTCTTCAGCCCGTCAATCCCCGGCCGCGGCGCGGCGAAGACCGGTCCCGGGCGGATCCAGAGTTTCCAGACCGGTTACGCCGGCGGGTGGACCACGCGGGAACCTGCACGGCCGCGGATCGACGTCGTCGAAATGGACTTCGGGTCCGGCAACCAGTGGGAGTCGGCGGCCGCAGAGGTTGTCGCCGAGCCCAGCGGCTTGAATGACATTGCCCGCATCGTCGGCAACGTTTCGCAGGCAGCAGTGGAACTTGGGATCAAGCCGCCGCGGAAACCGTGGCTAGCCGAGCTTGCTGAAGCGTACGACTACTCGAAGCTGCCCAACCCGCGGACGGACGAGGCGCTGCTTCTCGGAGTGGTGGATGACCCGGAGCATCAGGCACAGCCGACCGTGTTCTACCATCCCGACGTCGACGGGAACCTTGCGATCCTGGGTTCCGGAGGGTCGGGCAAGTCGACGGCGCTGCGTACGCTGGCGATCGGTTCGGCGGTGACAGTACGCGGTGGTCCGGTGCAGGTGTACGGGATCGACTGTGCCTCGAACGGGTTGCAGATGCTGGGCCAGTTACCGCATGTGGGGGCGGTCCTGGACGGTGAGGATTCCGAGCGGATCGGACGCCTCCTGCGCTATATCCGCGGCATCATCAACGAACGCTCGGACCGCTTTGCCGAAGTCAAAGCCGGAACGATCGCCGATTACCGGCGGCTGGCCGACCGGCCGGATGAACCCAGGATCCTGCTGCTGGTCGACGGAATCACCACGTTCCGTGAGACCTACGAGTTCAAGGGGCGTGACCGCCACTTCGAGCTGTTCCAGCAGATTGCCACTGACGGCCGACCCATGGGTGTCCACGTGGTGGTGACGGGGGAGCGCACCAACTCGCTGCCGCCGTCGTTGGCTTCTTCGATCAGCAGACGCATTGTCCTGCGGATGGCAGGCAGGGACGATTACTCCACGCTCGGTGTTCCGCGGGACGTGCTATCAAGCTCATCGCCTCCGGGACGTGGAATTCTCGATGGTCTCGAAGTACAGCTTGCGGTCTTTGGCGGCAACGCGAACCTCGAACTGCAGGCGCGCGAGGTCGAGCGGATGCGCGACGCAATGCTTCGGCAGGGTGTTCCGCAGGCACCGGGCGTGCTGAGTCTGCCCGAATCCATTGACCTGGACATCCTGCCCGCAGGAGATCCCGGGTCGGCGGTAATTGGTGTGGATGACTTCAACCTCGAACCCGCGGCCGTTGTTGGGACTGGCGCCTTTATGGTTTCGGGTCCGCCGGGATCCGGGCGCACCGTGGCGCTGGTGACGCTTGCTGCGGCGCTGCAGAAGTCATCACCCGGTACCAAGCGGATCTACTTCGGTGCCCGGAGGTCCACTGTTGCCTCACTGGGGCTCTGGGATGAGTCGTACGCTACTGCTGCGCTCGTGCAGCCGGAGCTGGCACGGCTGGCCGGACTCGCAGATGGTCCGGAAGGATCGGTGGCGTTCTTCATCGAGGGACTGACGGAGTTCACCGATTCCCTTGCTGAGCTGGAACTTTCATCGCTGGTGAAGGCTGCCGTGAAGGCCGGGCAATGGGTGGTCGGCGAAGCTGAAACATCCACCTGGTCGAGCGCATGGAACCTGTCTGGGCCTTTCAAGGCCGGGCGCCGGGGGCTGCTGCTCAACCCGAACGAGCTCGACGGCGACACCCTTCTCAACACGTCTCTGGGCCGGACGGCGGGCAACCGCTTCCTTCCGGGACGCGGGTACGTTATTGGCCGGGGGAAGGCCTACAAAGTGCAGGTAGCTACGACTATGGGCGGCGTGGATTGA
- the ligA gene encoding NAD-dependent DNA ligase LigA, which produces MKQQADQNPEVELPAEEVPDDALKEEYGRLVEEVRRHRFAYYNENAPLVSDAEFDELFRRLEQIEAEHPELISNDSPTQEVGGDVSAAFTPVQHLQRMYSLEDVFSREELDAWVRRAEASIESQRPGSSVTWLTELKIDGLAVNLLYRNGELVRAATRGDGSTGEDITHNVLTISSIPRTLKGSSHPTEVEIRGEVFFPSKEFARLNESMVEAGKAPFANPRNAAAGSLRQKDPALTAKRPLDMYVHGIGAREGLDAESQSETYKLLEQWGLPVSPYFKVLASYGEVVQFIEHYGEHRHDLLHEIDGIVIKVDSFALQRALGHTSRVPRWSVAYKYPPEEVNTKLLDIRVNVGRTGRVTPYGMMTPVKVAGSTVEMATLHNQEVVKAKGVLIGDIVVLRKAGDVIPEIVGPVVALRSQQDPPPYEFVMPTECPSCGTPLAPAKEGDVDIRCPNAKSCPSQLRERVFHVAGRGAFDIEALGWEAAIALTQPAEPLVPPLTTEADLFRLTPEKLADVRILRDKKVKGVVDGQELVPYFYSRGTTKKPSEPTANTRKLFLELEKAKSQPLWRVLVALSIRHVGPTASRALATAFGSMERIRCAGAEELANVDGVGPTIAVALKEWFAEDWHCEIVDRWAADGVRMADEIDESMPRTLEGLTVVVTGSLEGFSRDEAKEAIIQRGGKASGSVSKNTSYVVAGENAGTKLDKAEQLGLPILDEDGFRKLLAEGQV; this is translated from the coding sequence GTGAAACAGCAAGCTGATCAAAACCCCGAGGTGGAGCTTCCCGCGGAGGAGGTGCCGGATGATGCGCTCAAGGAGGAGTACGGCAGACTCGTCGAGGAAGTGCGCCGGCACCGGTTCGCCTACTACAACGAGAATGCACCCCTCGTTTCCGATGCGGAGTTCGATGAGCTTTTCCGGCGGCTCGAGCAGATCGAGGCCGAACATCCCGAGTTGATCTCCAATGATTCACCCACGCAGGAGGTGGGCGGCGATGTCTCTGCCGCCTTCACACCGGTCCAGCACCTGCAGCGCATGTACAGCCTGGAGGATGTGTTCTCTCGGGAAGAACTGGATGCCTGGGTTCGCCGGGCAGAGGCAAGCATCGAGTCTCAGCGCCCGGGAAGCAGCGTTACATGGCTGACTGAGCTGAAAATCGACGGGCTGGCGGTCAACCTCCTGTACCGCAATGGGGAGCTCGTCCGTGCCGCCACCAGGGGCGATGGCTCCACGGGTGAGGACATCACCCACAACGTACTCACCATCAGCAGCATTCCGCGCACGCTGAAGGGTTCCAGCCACCCCACCGAAGTGGAGATCCGGGGCGAGGTGTTCTTCCCTTCGAAGGAGTTTGCTCGGCTGAATGAGTCCATGGTGGAAGCAGGGAAGGCTCCTTTCGCCAATCCACGTAATGCTGCTGCGGGCTCGTTGCGCCAGAAGGATCCGGCGTTGACGGCGAAGCGGCCGCTCGACATGTACGTCCACGGGATTGGTGCCCGTGAGGGCCTGGACGCCGAGAGCCAGTCGGAAACCTACAAGCTTCTGGAGCAGTGGGGTCTTCCGGTTTCGCCATACTTCAAGGTGCTGGCCTCATATGGGGAGGTGGTGCAATTCATCGAGCACTACGGCGAGCATCGCCATGACCTGCTGCATGAGATAGACGGCATTGTCATCAAGGTGGATAGCTTTGCCTTACAACGCGCCCTCGGTCACACGTCGCGGGTGCCGCGCTGGTCGGTGGCTTATAAATACCCGCCGGAGGAGGTGAACACCAAACTCCTGGACATTCGGGTCAATGTCGGCAGGACCGGGAGGGTGACGCCCTACGGGATGATGACGCCGGTCAAGGTGGCAGGGTCCACCGTGGAGATGGCCACGCTGCACAACCAGGAGGTCGTCAAAGCCAAGGGCGTGTTGATCGGCGACATCGTGGTGTTGCGTAAGGCCGGCGATGTCATTCCGGAGATCGTTGGGCCGGTGGTGGCCCTTCGTTCGCAGCAGGATCCGCCACCGTACGAATTCGTGATGCCCACGGAGTGCCCTTCCTGCGGCACTCCCCTTGCTCCTGCGAAGGAGGGCGATGTCGATATCCGCTGTCCCAATGCCAAGTCGTGTCCGTCGCAGTTGCGGGAGCGGGTTTTCCATGTAGCGGGGCGTGGTGCGTTCGATATCGAGGCATTGGGTTGGGAAGCAGCCATTGCTTTGACCCAGCCGGCAGAGCCGCTAGTTCCGCCGTTGACCACTGAAGCGGATCTTTTCAGGCTTACTCCCGAGAAACTGGCTGACGTCCGGATTCTGAGGGACAAGAAAGTCAAGGGTGTGGTGGACGGCCAGGAACTGGTGCCGTACTTCTACAGCAGGGGCACAACAAAGAAGCCGTCTGAGCCCACAGCCAATACGCGAAAGCTATTTTTGGAGCTTGAGAAGGCAAAGTCGCAGCCGCTGTGGCGGGTGCTGGTTGCGCTCTCGATTCGTCACGTGGGTCCAACCGCGTCGCGTGCGCTGGCTACTGCATTTGGGTCGATGGAGCGGATTCGTTGTGCCGGTGCGGAAGAGCTCGCGAATGTTGATGGTGTCGGTCCCACTATCGCTGTAGCGCTGAAGGAATGGTTCGCTGAGGATTGGCACTGTGAAATCGTGGACCGCTGGGCGGCCGACGGCGTTCGCATGGCAGATGAGATCGATGAATCGATGCCGCGCACGCTGGAGGGATTGACCGTCGTCGTTACGGGCTCGCTGGAGGGCTTCAGCCGCGATGAGGCGAAGGAAGCCATCATTCAGCGTGGTGGAAAGGCTTCAGGGTCGGTCTCGAAGAACACCAGCTATGTGGTGGCAGGGGAGAACGCGGGTACCAAGTTGGACAAGGCGGAACAGTTGGGTTTGCCGATTCTCGATGAGGACGGTTTCAGGAAGCTGTTGGCGGAAGGACAGGTATGA